ATGACCTGAGGGTAGCAGAAGAAGGGCCCTCCGTTGGGGTGATCCGTCGTCAGGGCCAGCTTCCAGGGATCGTCGACGAGAAGGAAGAGCTCCAGTCCCGTCATCCACTGCTCGGCGGCGATGCGGCTCTTCCTGTCGTAGAGGACGGGGAGAATGCCGCCGCCGCTCTCGGCCTCGACGTCGTCGTTGACCCACTTCTTTCCCGTCATCCTGTGGAGGGAGAACTCGAGAGGGCCGTCGGAGGTCATCGTCGTCGCCGGGCCGAAGATGACCTGGCCCACGTCGAAGGTCACGTCCGAGACGCCTCGCAGGGCCTCGACCACCGATTCGGCTCCGGAGCGGAAGGCATGGCCCTCCTCGCGGCCCCTGTAGCTCAGAAACTGAAGGTGACAGAGGTGGCTCCCCCTGCCGTCGAGGCCGCGAAGCGTCTCCGCCGTGGTCCGCGAGCTTCGCGGCTGTCCCAGGTTGAGACCGTGGACGTGAATATCGTGAGGAAGGCCCAGATCGCGAGAGGCCTCGGCCAGGCATTCGAGGATCTTCCGGGGCGTCACGCCGTCGAAGGCGATGACGGGATCGTCGAGAGAGGCCACGTTGCCGCCCCACTTCCAGTTCTCGACGCCGCCGGGGTTGACGACCTTGACGGCGTAGCTTCGCGTCGCCTCCAGAAGCCAGGCCACGTAGTGGCGCAGTTTCTCCTTCTCCCCTCTGGCGACGCAATCCATGACGAACTGATTGTTCCCCATGGTGACGAGAAGCCCCTTGTCCACCATGGGAAGATCGTCGAGCTCCTCGTGGGCGTGACGGGCCAGGAGGGGCGCCGAGGCGGCCTCCATCACCGTCGTGTAGCCCATCTCGGCGTAGAGATAGCCCGAGAGGAACGTCGACGGGACGGTGAAGCCCGATCCGGAGCGCAGGGAGCCGCTGCGGCCGCGCAGATGCTCCCGATGGTCCTCGGGGCGAAGCTTGCGCCCCGCGTTCTCCTTGCTGCCGGCCACGTGGGTGTGCATATCGACGCCGCCGGGGAGGACGAGCATTCCCTCGGCCTCGATGACCTCGACATCGCCCGATGCGGAGGGAGCCTCGACGATCTTGCCTCCGTCGATCCAGACGTCGCGGACCTCCCCGTCGACGCCGTTGGCCGGATCATAGACGGTTCCGCCTCGAATGCGAATCATCGCCGCACCTCCTCGATGAGACGTTTCAGGACCTCCTCGTCGGAGGGACGGCGCCTTTCGAGGAAGGGCCTGAGCCTGAGAGCGACGCCGTCCATCCGGTAGGAGCTGCCCGCCGTATCGATGCCGGCCAGGCCCGTCGGCATCCAGAGCGTCGCCGAGGCGGCCGTGAGGCTCTCGGCCGGATCGAGGACGATCGTCGGCAGGGCCTGAAGGCGATCGGCGGCCCGGCGGGGGAAGTGGGCCACGGGGTCGGAGGCGACGACGACGACGCTGTCGGCGTCGCCTCGGGCCAGGACGTCGACGGCGGTGAACTCGCCCGGCCCGTACTGGGGGTAGCCCCGGGCGAAGCTGACGGCGAAGGGGAAGCCGCACTGCCACGTCGTCACCTGGTCGGCTCCGGTCACGTTGCCGTGACCTCTCATGGGAATGACGGAAAAGCGGGTGTGCTCGTTGAGGTCGGCGACGAGGGAGAAGAGCTCGGCCACGTTCAGATCGCGCCCCCGCGTCATCGTCAGCCCCATGCCCATGAAGGCGACGCCGTAGCGGCAGGTCTTGAGGCGCTCGGCCAGATCGACGAGACGCTCCCGGGGAAGGCCGCCGACGGAAGGAGCCTCCATGGGACGTCCCTGGACGAGGGCCCTCAGGGCCGTGAGGAGCTCGAAATCGTCTCCCTGTCTCACCTGGAGGAAGAGGTCGGCCCCCTTCGTCGCCGCCGTAGGGCGGACGTCGACGATGACGATCGTCCGGTCCTTTCGTCCCTGCGGCGTCAGACGCCCTCTGGCCGTCGCGTAGCGGGCGAAGTGGCGGGGATGGGCGGCGGCGGGGTTGCATCCCCAGAAGAGGAGCAGATCGGCCCTGTTGCGGACCTCTCCGAGCGTGCAGGTCGGCTCGCCCACGGCCTGCATGGCCAGCCCCGTGGGACCGTGGCAGACGGAGGAGGTGCTGTCAAGAAAGGCCCCCAGCCTGTCGGCCAGTTCGACGGCCCGCCTCTGGGCCTCCGTCGGGGCCGAGGAGAGGCCGTAGATCAGGGGCGAATGGGAGGCTCTCAGGATAGCTCCCGCCTCCGCGTAGGCCTCCTCCCAGGGGACCTCTTTCCCCCTGAGACGGGGCAGGCGCGGCGAGGGATCGTAGTCGCGGAAGTGTCCCTGACCGTTGGCGCAGGCCTTGAGGACCTTGACGAGACGTCCCCCGTCGACCTCGACGACGATATCGTCACAGAGGCAGCCGCAGAAGGTGCAGACGACGTTCTCGATCCGCTCCGTCATGGCTCGACTTCGACGGGAAGCCCCTTGAAGGCCGGCATGCCCGTCCCCTCCGTCTCCGTTCCGATGAGGCCGTTGGCCCGTCGCCCCATGGGCAGGAAGAGCATCCCCCGGGGAAGATCGGAGGCCTTGAGAACGACCCGGACCGAACCGGCCCCGCTGCGAACCGTGGCCTCCTCCCCGTCGGTCAGGCCCAGCTCGGCCAGATCGTCGCCGTTGATCTCGGCCAGAGACGTCGCCCTGTCATAGGCCTCCGTCATCTTGCCCTTGTGCATGGCCGCCGCCTGGGCCAGAGTCCGGCCCGTCACCAGGGTCAGCTTCAGAGCCACCTCGATCGCCCCTTTCCTTTTCCCGGAACCCGTCACCGATCGCCGATCTCGTCGCGAAGGACTCGAGCCCCCTCGAGAAGGGCCCCGATGCAGCCGTCGCGACGTTTCGCCTCGGCCAGAAGGGTACAGACGGGAGACCCTGCCGCCACGCTCTCGCCGTCGTGAGGAATATCGCGCCTGTTCTTATCGTACCAGTCGCCGCTGCAGGAGACATTAAGGGACCTGCGGGCGTAGACGACGGCCTTGCCCCAGAAGCCCTCGCGGAAGGAGAGGTCGCCATCGGGCAGAAAACCGCGGCAGGCCGCGACGTGGAAGGGGAAAAGGCTCCCCCCCCAGGCCGCCTCGAGGATCTCCAGAGAGGCCGCAGGACGGGGATTGACCTCCACCGGGAGAGGCCATCTTCTTCCGTCCCTCTCGGTGACGATGAAATCGACGCCGTTGAGTCCCTTGAGGCCGAAGGCACGGACCAGGACGTCGCCGATCCGCTCCAGAAGCCTCCGCCCCTCGTCGGAAAGCTCCAGGGGGAAGACGTTGCCGCACCAGGCGAAGGGCCTTTCCGTCAGGGCCCGATGCCCTACGAGCTGCTCCGTCAGGCCCAGAAGACGGCTTCGCCGCCCGTCGCAGAGAAAGGTGGCGCTGGCCGGAAGTCCCGGCAGGAACTCCTGGAGGAGCCGTCCCTCCCGGAGCCGTTCTCCCCCGTACAGGCGAAGGCCCGTCCCTCCGGCGCCGCCGACGGGCTTGGAGAGCCACCGTCCCTCCCGGGCCCCGATCTCCTCGCCGGGGAAAAGGGTCCGCGGGAAGGGAATCGCCTCCTCCGTGAAAAGGCTCCTCAGGAGGCGCCAGTCGCGGACGCGCCTCAGGACGAAAGGATCGTTGCCCAGAAGCTCCCGGCCCCGGGCCAGGGCGGCGACGACCTCTCCGTGATTTTCGAGGCCGCCCGTGTAGACGACGGAATCGGCCTCGAAAGAGCGGGCCAGATCGACGAGCGCCTCAGCGGAATAGCCTTCACCCCGATCGCCCCGGACGGACCGCGTCGGCACCCTCTCGGCCAGGTCACGGTCGCCGAAATAGTCGACGGCGACGACGGTCCATCCTCCCCGCCAGGCCGACTGGGCCAGGCCCCGGACGCTGTAGCCCGCCGCGAGGAGCGTCAAAGGCCAAGGCGCTCCTTGGCCAGGGCGAAAAGCTCCTCGGCATCGAGAACGGCGTCGTTGCTCTCGAAGAGCCGGGCCACGGCGGCCTTGTGAATCTTCATCTTCAGACCGCCTATGGCCAGGGCGCCGAAAAGGATTTTGCCCTCGACGTCGCGGCCGTCCCAGTGGCTTTTGACCCCCTCTATTCCCAGGGGGGGGACGGCGTTGACGTCGGCCAGGACCCGCAGCTCGGGCAGGGACTGCCAGAGGGACTGCCGAAGGAGCGTCACGCCGGCGGCTCCTGCGGCGAGGACGGCCTGGGTTCCGCCGAGCGCGCGGTCCCTCTCGTCGTCGTCGGAGACGACGGCTGCCTCGACATCGACGCCGAAACGCGCTTTCAGGCGCGCGACGGCCTCGGTCGCCCTGTCGGCGCGGCGAGAGGTCAGACGGACCTGGGCCCCGTCAAGGGCCAGGAGAGCCGCCCCCCGGAGGCCGACGGGACCGGTCCCGCCCAGGACGGTGACTCTCTTCCCCTCGAGACCGCCCAGGCTGGCCGCCATCTTGGCCACGGCGGCGGCGGCCGTCGTGTTGCAGCCGTTGGCGTCGAAGAGGACCGAGACCTGAAGGGGGCCGAAGAAGGCCTTCCTCGTCGCCTCCAGGAGGGCCTCCCCCCGGGCCACGTCGGAACCGCCGATGAAGATGGCGCTGCCGTGAAGATCTTCAGGGCCGCGGGTGAAGATGACGCCGTGGACGAGGCCCGAAACGGCCTCGACCGTCACGCCTCCATGGCGCAGGAGCACCTCGGCGCCCCCGTCGAGAGCGGCGACGGCGTCGAAGACGCTGGGCTGACCGTCGGAATCGAGCTGCAGAAGAATTTTTTTCACCCAAATCCCCCCTCGGTGCTGTCGGGTTCCCTGCAGGGCCGGAGCGGAAAGGCCGAGCCGACGAAGGGCGCATCAAAGGCGGAAGACCGAGAGCCTCCCCTCGATCTCCCGCCTCCCCTCGACGGAGATCGGATCAGACCGCCGCCGACCTCAGACCGTCAGATGCCACTCGCAGTAGCCGTTGTCGCCCTGGCCGCACCCCTTGACGAAGGGGACGTTCCTCTTGAGGAGAGAGGTGACGGCGCATCCCTTGCAGAAGCGCACCGGAGCGCCGGGCTTGTCGGGGTGGAGGGCGATGATGTTGGTCATGAGCGTCGCCGTGGTGCACTCGGGCGTCAGATAGCAGGGGAAATCGGCCATGGACATGAGGGCGGCGAAGCGCTGCGTGATGGCGCAGGCCGGATAGGTGTAGCGCTGGGGGTTGGAGACGACTTCGTGATCGTCGATGGGGCTGAAGTCGAGGGTCACGCCCTTGATCTTGGCCCCGGCGCCGAGGGGATAGATATCGAGGATCTTCTCGCCCCGGACGAGGATGTCCATGAAGTCGACGTTGTGAAGCTCGTCGGCCTCGCCCCTCTTGGGATTCATGACGGCGTAGTTGTGGAAGCGCTTCGTCAGAAGATCGACGACCATGGGGACGGTGAAGCTGTCCTTCCAGAGGATGTAGGCCGTCGCCGCCGCGGGAGCCCCCGTGGCGACGGAGAGGACGTCGTATTCGCTCTTGAAGGCGCCCGCCTCGAGAGCCTTCTTGAGGGTGTTCTCGAAGACGGCCATGACGGACTCGTAGATGGCGAAGGCCATGTCGTCCTTGAACATGTTGTAGGCCGACTGGGCGATGTGGTGTCCCACGTCGCCCACGCAGTAGGCGGGAACGGCGACGATGTTGGCGTAGTGGACGCCTCCCTTGGCCGCCGCCTCGATGAAGGGACGCATGCGATCTCTGTACTGGTTCATGTACTTGGTGACGTCGAAGGAGCTGTGGGGACCGTGACCGCCCAGATTGTGGGTCCCCATGAGATGGGCCTGGGCCGCGATGGGCTCGCGGTAGATGAACTGGAGCATGTCCACTTCGGCCTGCTCGGCCTCGGCGGCCGTCCTGCCCGCCTCGATGGCTCCCCTGAAGGCCGCCCCCAGACCGTAGGAGGTGTTCATCCCCCAGGACTTGGAGGCCAGGATGGCCTGCTTGTGATGCTTGGGCATATCGAGGGCGCGGAGGATGCGGTTCACGAGATTGGAAACGGAACCGACGGACATGGCGAAATCGACGACGCAGGTGGGGCCGTACATCCCCCCGTAGCGTCTCACCGCCTCGAGGCCGACCAGGGCCCTGTTGGCGGCGATGGCATCGATGAACATCCACATGGACTTCTTGAATTCAGGATCGATATCGTAGAGAACCTCCAGAATGGGCGGCGTCTGGTAGTGCTCCACGAAGGGATCGTCCTCGGGACGGATGGTGTCGGTCAGACCGCAGAGGATGTCGTAATGGGCGTTGACGGACTGAACGTGGAGATCGACGACCTCCTTCTTCTGCCCCTCGGCGACGGTCATCGTGTTGACGGCGTCGACGTAGGGTTTGGCGTCGGGAAGCTTGAAAACCCCTCCGCGCTTTTCCGCGATGACCCCATAGACGGAATGGGTCGCCCCGATGGCTTCCTTCACCATTTTTTCGAAAACGGACATTCCTGCGCCACCTCCCTGTTTCAAACCTTCGCTCCGATCCTCTTGCCCGCGCTCACGGGAATCCCTTTTCCTCCTTGCGACCCTTTTTCGGCTCCACCTCCTTCCGTCCGACAAAAACCCAACGCCGAAGACGCCCCCCTCGAAGACGAGAGTCGACGGCACAGGACGCGAAAAAGACGTCTGAAAAAGCGCGAAGGGTTGTTACGGACAAATTCCCAGCACGGAAGAACGACCGGTCGAAGACCAAGAGGGGAGAACGAAAGAGGGGACCGGGAACGCTCCACAGCAAGCAGCTCGAAGGGAACTCGCCGTAAAGACGCAGCAGCGCGCTCTCCCGAAGCGGAAGGCGCCGCGCAGTCCCTGAGGTCAGGGTAGCCGGTCTCGATATCATCACGGAGATAGAGTACCGTCTAAAAAATTGTTTGTCAACAGATCAATCTTTTGACTTCATGTTCGATCCCGGGCCGATTCGATGAGAGACAGGACTGTATCCTTCCATCTCTTCGTGCTACGATGAAAGTCCGATGGAAAAGGGGAGAGAGGAGTCTGATGCGATGAGCGGCAAAAGGAGGAAGCCCCTCGGAGGGGAAGACAACGTCTTCGGCTTTTTCGACATGAGCCTTTTCACCCTCTGCGCCATCGTCGTCATCGACACCCTTCCGGCCACGGCTTCCGTCGGGACATCGGCCGCCGGGTGGTGGATCGTCACGGCCCTCCTCTTCTTCGTCCCCTACGGCCTCGTCTCGGCCGAACTGGGGTCGGCCTATCCCGAAAAAGGCGGCCTGGGAGGGTGGATCGCCCGCGCCTTCGGCCCCCGCTGGGGGGCCCGCGTGACCTGGCTCTACTGGGCCCAGCTCGCCCTGGGACTCCCCTCCGTCTACATCCTTCTCTCCTCCATGACCTCGCGGATGTTTTTTCCCGACCTCCCCCTCTCCGGCCAGGTCGCCCTCGCCGTCGGCGCCACGTGGATCACGGTGGCCCTCTCCCTCCGCCCCCTGGCCCAGGCCAAGGAAATCGCCAACGCCGGGGCCCTCGCCAAAATCGCCATCGTCGCCGGCCTCCTTGCCTCGGCCCTCTTCCACCTCTTCCACCACCCCCCGGCCAACGACCTCTCGTGGCAGCGTCTCCTTCCCACCTGGGACGGAGGGCTTGCCTTTCTGCCCATCCTCCTCTTCAACCTGGCCGGCTTCGAACTCATGTCGGGCGCCTCCGACGAGATGGTCGATCCCCGACGGGACGTTCCCCGGGCCATCCTCACGGCGGGGACGGTCATCACCGCCCTTTACCTGACGGCGACGCTGAGCCTCCAGGCCATGATCCCCCTGGAGGAGCTCTCCCTCGTCAACGGCATCATCGACGCCCTCTACCGCGTCTTCGGCTCCGACGGTTCGGGCACCTTCGTCGCCGATGCCGTCGGCTCTCTCGTCCTCTTCTCCATCGTCGCCACCATGATCGGCTGGACTCTGGGCGTGAATCGCGTCGCCGCCGCCGCGGCCGAGACCGGAGAGCTGCCTGCCCTCTTCGCGAAACGCCACAACAGATTCGGAACCCCCCTGGGCGCCTCGCTCCTGACGGCGCTCCTGGCCACGGCGCTGCTCCTCCTCTACGGTCGACTGGCCGAGACGTCGGAAGAGCTCTTCTGGACCCTGACGGCCTTCGCCTCCATCCTCTTCCTCCTCCCCTACGTCGGCCTTTTCGCCGCCTTCATCGCTCTCCGCCGACGGGACGGGAGGGCGCAGGGGGGCTACGTCATCCCCGGCCCCTCCTGGCTGGCCTTCCTCCTGGCCTTCACGGCCGCCCTTTTCGTCGTCCAGGCCATCCTCCTTTTCCTATGGGTCCCGGGAGAGCCCTTCGACGGCGCCTTCGCCCTCCCCGTCGTCGCCGGCGTCGTCGCCACCGTGGCGACGGGGGAAAGGCTGATCGGGAAGGCCGAAGCGGAAGGGAAAGACTGACCTCGCGACTCCGACCGCCAGGTACAGGGAAAAAGAAAGGAGAGGGGAGCCCTTAAAGCAAAAAGGGTTTAAAATAGGAGCCGACGGACGAATCCGTTCCGACGGACAAACCACAAGGAGGGATATTCTCATGAGGAAACCCGCACCTGCCGGCCATGCGATCCACGAGCTCCTCGCCAACAGATGGAGCCCCAGGGCCTTTTCGACGCGCCTCCCCTCGAAGGAGACTCTGGCCACCCTTTTCGAGGCCGCCCGCTGGGCTCCCTCGGCCTACAACGAACAGCCCTGGCGCTTCATCGTCGCCACCAAAGAGGACCCAGAGGCCTACGGCAAGGTCCTGGCCTGCCTCGTCGAGGCCAACCAGGCCTGGGCCGCCTCGGCTCCCGTCCTGGCCATCCTGGTCACGAAAAAGACCTTCACGAGAAACGGCAAGGCCAACGGCTACGCCGCCCACGACGGGGGACTGGCCCTGGAGAACCTCATGCTCCAGGCCGTGGCCGAGGGGATGTTCGCTCACGCCATGTCCGGTTTCGATCCCGACAGGGTCCGCGAGACCTTCGACGTTCCCGACGACTACAGCCCCACGACGGCCCTCGCCCTGGGCTACGGCGGCGACCCCGAGCAGCTCGAGGGGGACTATCGCGCCATGGAGGTGGCCCCCCGCGAGCGTCTGCCCCTGACGGAGCTGGTCTTCTCCGGCACCTGGGGCAGGACGTCGCCTCTCGTCGGCGACTGATCGCCCCGAAACCGCAGGGAGGGCCGTCAGGCCCGCCGGGCACAACAGGAAGGAGGAGGGCCTTTCGGCCCTCCTCCTTCCTGTTGCCCTCTGCGGCGACGCTAAACGTCCGCCATGGCGGCCATATGCCGGTAGAGCTTCCAGCGATAGGCGTTTTCGGCCCTGGCCCGCTCCAGAAGCCGGGCCGCCTCTTCGGGGTGGGCCCGCTGGAGGATGCGGTAGCGATTCTCGCCGTAGATGTAGTCCTCCAGGGGCAGGGAGGGTTCCTTGTTGTCGAGGGTGAGGGGGTTCTTCCCCTCTTCTCGCCTCCTCGGGTCGTAGCGCATCGTGATCCAGTGGCCCGAGGCGACGGCCTTTTTCTGCTGTTCCAGGCCGTTTTTCAGTTCGATGCCGTGGGCGATGCAGTGGGCGTAGGCGATGATGATCGACGGGCCGTCGTAGGATTCGGCCTCTCGGAAGGCCTTGACGACCTGGGCGTCGCTGGCGCCCAGGGCCACGCGCGCCACGTAGACGTTGCCGTAGGCCATGGCCATGAGGGCCAGGTCCTTTTTCATGGCCGGCTTGCCACCGGCGGCGAATTTCGCCACCGCTCCCATCGGCGTCGATTTCGACATCTGACCGCCCGTGTTCGAGTAGACTTCCGTGTCCAGGACGAGGACGTTGACGTTTCTGCCCGAGGCCAGGACGTGGTCCAGGCCGCCGTAGCCGATGTCGTAGGCCCAGCCGTCTCCTCCGAGGATCCAGACGTTTTTGCGGACCAGGACGTCGGCAAGGCTCAGGAGGTCTTTGGCCTTG
The DNA window shown above is from Aminithiophilus ramosus and carries:
- a CDS encoding ATP-grasp domain-containing protein; its protein translation is MTLLAAGYSVRGLAQSAWRGGWTVVAVDYFGDRDLAERVPTRSVRGDRGEGYSAEALVDLARSFEADSVVYTGGLENHGEVVAALARGRELLGNDPFVLRRVRDWRLLRSLFTEEAIPFPRTLFPGEEIGAREGRWLSKPVGGAGGTGLRLYGGERLREGRLLQEFLPGLPASATFLCDGRRSRLLGLTEQLVGHRALTERPFAWCGNVFPLELSDEGRRLLERIGDVLVRAFGLKGLNGVDFIVTERDGRRWPLPVEVNPRPAASLEILEAAWGGSLFPFHVAACRGFLPDGDLSFREGFWGKAVVYARRSLNVSCSGDWYDKNRRDIPHDGESVAAGSPVCTLLAEAKRRDGCIGALLEGARVLRDEIGDR
- a CDS encoding DUF2193 domain-containing protein, translated to MSVFEKMVKEAIGATHSVYGVIAEKRGGVFKLPDAKPYVDAVNTMTVAEGQKKEVVDLHVQSVNAHYDILCGLTDTIRPEDDPFVEHYQTPPILEVLYDIDPEFKKSMWMFIDAIAANRALVGLEAVRRYGGMYGPTCVVDFAMSVGSVSNLVNRILRALDMPKHHKQAILASKSWGMNTSYGLGAAFRGAIEAGRTAAEAEQAEVDMLQFIYREPIAAQAHLMGTHNLGGHGPHSSFDVTKYMNQYRDRMRPFIEAAAKGGVHYANIVAVPAYCVGDVGHHIAQSAYNMFKDDMAFAIYESVMAVFENTLKKALEAGAFKSEYDVLSVATGAPAAATAYILWKDSFTVPMVVDLLTKRFHNYAVMNPKRGEADELHNVDFMDILVRGEKILDIYPLGAGAKIKGVTLDFSPIDDHEVVSNPQRYTYPACAITQRFAALMSMADFPCYLTPECTTATLMTNIIALHPDKPGAPVRFCKGCAVTSLLKRNVPFVKGCGQGDNGYCEWHLTV
- a CDS encoding formylmethanofuran dehydrogenase subunit A, giving the protein MIRIRGGTVYDPANGVDGEVRDVWIDGGKIVEAPSASGDVEVIEAEGMLVLPGGVDMHTHVAGSKENAGRKLRPEDHREHLRGRSGSLRSGSGFTVPSTFLSGYLYAEMGYTTVMEAASAPLLARHAHEELDDLPMVDKGLLVTMGNNQFVMDCVARGEKEKLRHYVAWLLEATRSYAVKVVNPGGVENWKWGGNVASLDDPVIAFDGVTPRKILECLAEASRDLGLPHDIHVHGLNLGQPRSSRTTAETLRGLDGRGSHLCHLQFLSYRGREEGHAFRSGAESVVEALRGVSDVTFDVGQVIFGPATTMTSDGPLEFSLHRMTGKKWVNDDVEAESGGGILPVLYDRKSRIAAEQWMTGLELFLLVDDPWKLALTTDHPNGGPFFCYPQVIRLLMDRDYRAEVLATLPPEPSRGPFFRTSTGSTLFTRSPSSQGPLRPGFWV
- a CDS encoding nitroreductase family protein, translating into MRKPAPAGHAIHELLANRWSPRAFSTRLPSKETLATLFEAARWAPSAYNEQPWRFIVATKEDPEAYGKVLACLVEANQAWAASAPVLAILVTKKTFTRNGKANGYAAHDGGLALENLMLQAVAEGMFAHAMSGFDPDRVRETFDVPDDYSPTTALALGYGGDPEQLEGDYRAMEVAPRERLPLTELVFSGTWGRTSPLVGD
- a CDS encoding formylmethanofuran dehydrogenase subunit B, with translation MTERIENVVCTFCGCLCDDIVVEVDGGRLVKVLKACANGQGHFRDYDPSPRLPRLRGKEVPWEEAYAEAGAILRASHSPLIYGLSSAPTEAQRRAVELADRLGAFLDSTSSVCHGPTGLAMQAVGEPTCTLGEVRNRADLLLFWGCNPAAAHPRHFARYATARGRLTPQGRKDRTIVIVDVRPTAATKGADLFLQVRQGDDFELLTALRALVQGRPMEAPSVGGLPRERLVDLAERLKTCRYGVAFMGMGLTMTRGRDLNVAELFSLVADLNEHTRFSVIPMRGHGNVTGADQVTTWQCGFPFAVSFARGYPQYGPGEFTAVDVLARGDADSVVVVASDPVAHFPRRAADRLQALPTIVLDPAESLTAASATLWMPTGLAGIDTAGSSYRMDGVALRLRPFLERRRPSDEEVLKRLIEEVRR
- a CDS encoding NAD(P)-dependent methylenetetrahydromethanopterin dehydrogenase, translated to MKKILLQLDSDGQPSVFDAVAALDGGAEVLLRHGGVTVEAVSGLVHGVIFTRGPEDLHGSAIFIGGSDVARGEALLEATRKAFFGPLQVSVLFDANGCNTTAAAAVAKMAASLGGLEGKRVTVLGGTGPVGLRGAALLALDGAQVRLTSRRADRATEAVARLKARFGVDVEAAVVSDDDERDRALGGTQAVLAAGAAGVTLLRQSLWQSLPELRVLADVNAVPPLGIEGVKSHWDGRDVEGKILFGALAIGGLKMKIHKAAVARLFESNDAVLDAEELFALAKERLGL
- a CDS encoding molybdopterin dinucleotide binding domain-containing protein, whose product is MALKLTLVTGRTLAQAAAMHKGKMTEAYDRATSLAEINGDDLAELGLTDGEEATVRSGAGSVRVVLKASDLPRGMLFLPMGRRANGLIGTETEGTGMPAFKGLPVEVEP
- a CDS encoding APC family permease — encoded protein: MSGKRRKPLGGEDNVFGFFDMSLFTLCAIVVIDTLPATASVGTSAAGWWIVTALLFFVPYGLVSAELGSAYPEKGGLGGWIARAFGPRWGARVTWLYWAQLALGLPSVYILLSSMTSRMFFPDLPLSGQVALAVGATWITVALSLRPLAQAKEIANAGALAKIAIVAGLLASALFHLFHHPPANDLSWQRLLPTWDGGLAFLPILLFNLAGFELMSGASDEMVDPRRDVPRAILTAGTVITALYLTATLSLQAMIPLEELSLVNGIIDALYRVFGSDGSGTFVADAVGSLVLFSIVATMIGWTLGVNRVAAAAAETGELPALFAKRHNRFGTPLGASLLTALLATALLLLYGRLAETSEELFWTLTAFASILFLLPYVGLFAAFIALRRRDGRAQGGYVIPGPSWLAFLLAFTAALFVVQAILLFLWVPGEPFDGAFALPVVAGVVATVATGERLIGKAEAEGKD